In Pedobacter heparinus DSM 2366, the following are encoded in one genomic region:
- a CDS encoding glycosyl hydrolase, protein MNLNLSKTIAFVLLTCSLQPGAAMAQANESAKPWVLWHWIKGGVSKPGITADLEAMKSAGIGGAYLLSIKDVPNPPLFNPSVRQLTPQWWDMVTFAMQEARRLNLKLGMHVSDGFALAGGPWITPELSMQKVVSTQLNIKGETAEKIKLQQPETLEGYYKDIAVYAYPSAEGAGISTQTVIPEITTSNAADASGLIRPGNTKNFGSNEACWIQYAFKQPFTTRTIRISTGSNNYQAQRLEIQVSDDGENFRSVGRLEPPRHGWQDTDADVTHSIVPVTARYYRFVYDKKGSEPGSEDLDAAKWKPSLKLRNLELSAEARINQFEGKAGLVWRISKASTKETLEDHLCVPIDKIINLSDKIKADGSLDWKAPKGNWTILRIGHTSTGHKNATAGAGMGLECDKFNPAAVKLQFDSWYGAALKHGGPEIASKVLNELFVDSWECGSQNWSPLFAAEFKKRRGYDLMRYLPVMVGIPLGSVELSEAFLHDVRKTIAELVADQFYYTLSSLTKEKGVTFAAENVAPTMLSDGLLHYKNVDMPMGEFWLNSPTHDKLNDMLDAVSGAHIYGKNIIQAEAFTTIRMDWNEHPGNMKTLQDRNYALGINKLVYHVFAHNPWLDQKPGMTLDGIGLYFQRDQTWWKLGKAWVDYATRCQALLQQGKPVADVAVFIGEELPSRSVLPDRLVNLLPGLFGAEVVAAEAKRLANTGEPLRQKPAGVTHSANMADPEDWVNPLRGYAYDSFNPDVLLDASVKDGRVVFASGASYAVLVIPGKMLLNPNYQYMSKEVAAKLNELAKAGASLVLGERPKFQLGMPKTGSDQDFETLLTELWDGNFKTAGQGQQQLSLKTLGKGRIIKGAYQAESFDLIGLERDLLVMEGNGDYAKKVAYTHRIAADKEFYFVANQENKKRLLEFSFRTAGKIPELYDAVTNETIALKAWKTEAGRTRMQLKLAPNASAFVIFKDRAATTASATGKNWKEQQLVNTINGSWKVRFDPAYGGPEKPVTFAALSDWSKHPDSLIRYYSGSAEYSNNFKVKKQAGQQYLLDLGTVGCIAEVRVNGISCGVVWTAPYQADITAALKNGDNVLDITVTNTWANRIIGDQRLPEDRRITKTNAPYRLEGKPLNEAGLLGPVRLFKQEQSN, encoded by the coding sequence ATGAATTTGAACTTAAGTAAAACCATAGCATTCGTTTTATTGACTTGCAGCCTGCAGCCTGGCGCAGCTATGGCGCAGGCAAATGAGTCTGCTAAGCCCTGGGTATTATGGCACTGGATTAAAGGCGGGGTTTCAAAACCAGGTATTACCGCCGATCTGGAAGCCATGAAGTCAGCGGGCATCGGAGGTGCATATCTTTTATCGATTAAAGATGTACCCAATCCCCCTTTATTTAACCCATCTGTACGGCAGCTTACCCCACAATGGTGGGACATGGTAACCTTTGCCATGCAGGAGGCCAGGCGTTTAAACCTGAAACTGGGGATGCATGTAAGTGATGGCTTTGCACTTGCAGGAGGGCCCTGGATTACACCTGAACTTTCTATGCAGAAAGTGGTATCTACCCAATTGAATATCAAGGGTGAAACAGCTGAAAAAATAAAACTGCAGCAACCGGAAACCCTGGAAGGTTATTATAAAGACATTGCGGTATACGCCTATCCCTCAGCTGAAGGTGCCGGTATTTCCACACAGACTGTGATTCCCGAAATTACGACCAGTAATGCTGCAGATGCAAGCGGACTGATCAGACCGGGTAATACGAAAAATTTTGGAAGTAATGAAGCCTGCTGGATTCAGTATGCTTTTAAACAGCCTTTTACCACCCGCACCATCCGCATAAGTACTGGCAGCAATAACTACCAGGCACAACGGCTGGAAATACAGGTTAGTGATGATGGTGAAAATTTCCGTTCGGTGGGGCGCCTGGAGCCGCCAAGGCATGGCTGGCAGGACACTGATGCCGATGTGACACATAGTATTGTACCCGTTACCGCAAGATATTACCGCTTCGTATACGATAAAAAAGGATCGGAGCCCGGTTCAGAAGATCTGGACGCCGCCAAATGGAAGCCTTCTTTAAAACTGAGGAACCTGGAGCTTTCTGCGGAAGCCAGGATCAACCAGTTTGAGGGAAAAGCTGGCTTGGTATGGCGCATCAGCAAAGCCAGCACAAAAGAGACGCTGGAAGACCATTTATGTGTACCGATAGATAAGATCATCAACCTGAGCGATAAAATTAAAGCAGACGGCAGCTTAGACTGGAAGGCGCCTAAAGGAAACTGGACCATATTGAGGATTGGCCATACTTCCACCGGTCATAAGAATGCCACTGCCGGAGCAGGTATGGGGCTGGAATGTGATAAATTTAATCCGGCTGCAGTAAAATTACAATTTGACAGCTGGTACGGGGCAGCCTTAAAACATGGAGGACCTGAAATCGCCTCAAAGGTTTTGAATGAATTGTTTGTTGACAGCTGGGAGTGTGGCAGCCAGAACTGGTCGCCACTTTTTGCAGCGGAATTTAAGAAACGCAGGGGCTACGACCTGATGCGTTATCTGCCGGTTATGGTAGGCATACCGCTTGGAAGTGTTGAGCTGTCTGAAGCCTTTTTACATGATGTGCGAAAAACCATTGCTGAACTGGTTGCAGACCAGTTTTACTACACCTTATCCAGCCTGACCAAAGAGAAAGGTGTCACTTTTGCCGCTGAGAATGTTGCACCGACCATGCTGAGCGATGGCCTGCTGCATTATAAAAATGTAGACATGCCGATGGGTGAGTTCTGGTTGAACAGTCCGACACACGATAAACTGAACGACATGCTGGATGCGGTTTCCGGCGCGCACATTTATGGCAAAAATATCATACAGGCAGAAGCTTTCACCACCATTAGGATGGATTGGAATGAACATCCCGGCAATATGAAGACCTTACAGGATAGAAATTATGCGCTGGGCATCAATAAACTGGTATATCATGTTTTTGCCCATAATCCATGGCTGGACCAAAAGCCAGGGATGACACTGGATGGGATAGGTTTATATTTTCAGCGTGACCAGACCTGGTGGAAACTTGGAAAGGCCTGGGTAGATTATGCCACACGTTGTCAGGCACTTTTACAACAGGGTAAGCCTGTAGCCGATGTCGCGGTATTTATTGGTGAAGAATTGCCCAGCCGCTCGGTATTACCTGATCGGTTGGTTAACCTGCTGCCTGGCCTTTTTGGTGCTGAAGTGGTGGCAGCTGAGGCAAAAAGACTGGCCAATACCGGCGAGCCCTTAAGACAAAAGCCTGCAGGGGTAACACATTCGGCAAACATGGCCGATCCGGAAGACTGGGTAAATCCATTAAGAGGCTATGCCTACGATTCTTTTAATCCTGATGTATTGCTTGACGCAAGTGTAAAAGACGGGAGAGTGGTGTTTGCCAGCGGTGCAAGTTATGCGGTACTGGTTATCCCGGGTAAAATGCTCCTGAACCCAAATTATCAGTATATGAGTAAGGAAGTGGCTGCAAAGCTGAACGAGCTGGCGAAAGCAGGTGCAAGCCTTGTGCTCGGTGAACGTCCGAAATTCCAGCTGGGTATGCCTAAAACAGGCAGTGATCAGGACTTTGAGACTTTACTGACCGAGCTTTGGGATGGTAATTTTAAAACAGCAGGACAGGGGCAACAGCAGCTTTCCCTGAAAACACTGGGTAAGGGAAGGATCATTAAGGGTGCTTATCAGGCAGAAAGTTTTGACCTTATTGGCCTGGAAAGGGATCTGCTGGTAATGGAAGGAAATGGAGATTATGCGAAAAAGGTAGCTTATACCCATAGGATTGCAGCCGATAAAGAGTTTTATTTTGTTGCTAACCAGGAAAATAAAAAGCGCTTGCTGGAGTTTTCTTTTAGAACAGCCGGTAAAATACCTGAACTTTATGATGCTGTAACTAATGAAACTATTGCCCTGAAAGCCTGGAAAACTGAGGCTGGTCGTACAAGAATGCAGCTAAAGCTGGCCCCAAATGCCTCCGCCTTTGTCATCTTTAAAGATAGAGCGGCTACTACTGCCTCTGCTACAGGCAAAAACTGGAAAGAACAGCAATTGGTAAACACGATAAATGGGAGCTGGAAAGTACGTTTTGACCCTGCTTATGGCGGTCCGGAAAAGCCGGTAACTTTTGCTGCGCTGAGCGATTGGAGTAAACATCCGGACAGCCTGATCAGATATTACTCAGGTTCAGCGGAGTATAGTAATAATTTTAAAGTTAAAAAACAGGCCGGGCAGCAATACTTGCTGGATTTGGGAACGGTAGGCTGTATCGCAGAGGTTCGGGTAAACGGAATTTCTTGTGGTGTGGTCTGGACTGCGCCTTACCAGGCCGACATTACAGCTGCTCTAAAAAATGGGGACAATGTGCTGGACATAACGGTAACCAATACCTGGGCCAACAGGATCATCGGCGATCAGCGTTTGCCGGAAGACAGGAGAATCACAAAAACAAATGCGCCATACCGTTTGGAAGGCAAGCCACTGAATGAGGCTGGCTTGCTTGGTCCGGTAAGGCTATTTAAACAGGAACAATCAAATTAA